A window of Oncorhynchus kisutch isolate 150728-3 linkage group LG10, Okis_V2, whole genome shotgun sequence contains these coding sequences:
- the LOC109897522 gene encoding barH-like 2 homeobox protein, whose amino-acid sequence MESSSGSNFGIDTILSNATNSVNTALMNGDFRLGDSRTADFSRSQATPSPSCSDIDTVGTAPSSPISVTMEHAEPHLLQDSLPHHHHHHHNQPGSLQLSPQPQQLGAGAACAPRTATSSFLIKDILGDSKPLAACAPYSTSVQSPHHTPKPENARDSGDGFRPKLEQDENRSKLDKRDDMEMKCNGTKEENEREISSSRDSPQSRSKKPRKARTAFSDHQLNQLERSFERQKYLSVQDRMDLAAALNLTDTQVKTWYQNRRTKWKRQTAVGLELLAEAGNYSALQRMFPSPYFYHPSLLGTMDSTTAAAAAAAMYSSMYRTPQQPHPGLQRPLVPRVLIHGLGPGGQPALNPLGNGMPGTQHQR is encoded by the exons ATGGAATCCTCCAGCGGATCGAACTTTGGAATAGACACTATTTTATCCAACGCTACTAATTCTGTTAACACCGCGCTAATGAACGGAGATTTCCGCCTCGGCGACAGCAGGACAGCGGATTTCAGCCGGAGCCAGGCCACCCCGTCCCCGTCATGTTCGGACATAGACACAGTGGGAACGGCCCCCTCTTCCCCCATCTCGGTCACCATGGAGCACGCCGAGCCGCATCTGCTCCAAGACAGCctaccacatcaccaccaccaccaccacaaccaaccAGGGAGTTTGCAACTATCGCCCCAGCCGCAGCAGCTAGGGGCCGGGGCCGCCTGTGCCCCCAGGACTGCCACCTCTTCGTTTTTAATCAAAGACATTTTAGGCGACAGCAAACCCCTGGCAGCGTGCGCACCTTATAGCACCAGCGTACAGTCACCCCATCACACCCCCAAACCTGAGAATGCCAGGGACAGTGGGGACGGCTTCAGGCCGAAGTTGGAACAAGATGAAAATAGGAGCAAGTTGGACAAAAGAGACGATATGGAAATGAAATGCaacg GAACAAAAGAAGAGAATGAACGGGAAATTTCAAGTAGCAGAGATAGTCCTCAATCACGGTCCAAAAAACCTCGTAAAGCACGGACGGCCTTTTCAGACCATCAACTCAACCAACTCGAGCGAAGCTTCGAGCGCCAAAAATACCTCAGCGTGCAGGATCGCATGGACCTCGCGGCAGCACTCAACCTGACCGACACACAGGTGAAAACCTGGTACCAAAACCGACG GACGAAGTGGAAAAGACAGACAGCGGTCGGATTAGAGCTACTGGCTGAAGCCGGAAATTATTCCGCTTTACAAAGAATGTTCCCGTCGCCCTATTTCTACCACCCGAGCTTGTTGGGCACCATGGACAGCACAACAGCAGCCGCAGCAGCCGCAGCAatgtacagcagtatgtaccggacTCCGCAGCAACCACATCCCGGTCTCCAGAGGCCTCTTGTCCCGAGAGTACTCATCCATGGCCTTGGGCCTGGGGGCCAACCGGCATTGAACCCGCTGGGTAACGGCATGCCCGGCACGCAGCATCAGCGGTAG